One stretch of Rhizobium rhizoryzae DNA includes these proteins:
- a CDS encoding phosphatidylglycerol lysyltransferase domain-containing protein, whose translation MAADHLAITPRPDDRHTAPGWQVLWATRMRHVWHGPVVGFLATLALTMGLFVYLFLDESLMMLPMWSGSNVDPETGVTFSFTLLAGAWAGRRGLRSFRLLQPRAVRQDLDQAERILQESGSATAALVRLGDKQVLFSESRRAFIMYARQGRSQVALFDPVGPREEWAGLVQDFMAVARAARCRPVFYQVSPQFLPVAIEAGMTAHKLGEQAIVDLQHFDLKGGQWLKLRRSINRAERDGLTFEFLATERVPDVLPELRSVSDAWLTAHNAAEKGFSLGTFREDYVCRSPVALIRLEGRIVAFASIPTATAEQDAFIDLMRHIPGTHRGLMDLLFVRIMEHLKADGFRTLNLGMAPLAGLSTHRCAPLWHQLCRFIYETGERFYNFKGVQTFKAKFDPDWQPRYLVVSGRSLPLASIYDVTLLIGGGLKGILRKSR comes from the coding sequence ATGGCCGCTGATCATCTGGCGATCACACCCCGTCCTGACGATAGGCACACGGCGCCCGGTTGGCAGGTGCTGTGGGCGACGCGTATGCGTCATGTCTGGCACGGTCCGGTTGTCGGTTTCCTGGCGACGCTGGCATTGACCATGGGGCTTTTCGTTTATCTTTTCCTGGATGAGAGCCTCATGATGCTGCCCATGTGGTCCGGATCGAATGTCGATCCCGAAACCGGCGTGACCTTTTCCTTCACCCTCCTTGCCGGAGCCTGGGCTGGCCGGCGCGGTCTGCGTTCTTTTCGCCTGCTTCAGCCAAGGGCCGTACGGCAGGATCTCGATCAGGCAGAACGCATTCTGCAGGAGAGCGGCAGCGCCACGGCGGCACTGGTTCGGCTTGGCGACAAGCAGGTGCTGTTCTCCGAAAGCAGGCGCGCCTTCATCATGTATGCCCGTCAGGGACGCTCGCAGGTTGCACTGTTCGATCCTGTGGGGCCACGTGAGGAATGGGCGGGCCTCGTTCAGGATTTCATGGCAGTTGCGCGCGCGGCCCGATGCCGTCCCGTCTTCTACCAGGTATCGCCGCAGTTCCTGCCGGTTGCCATTGAAGCGGGGATGACTGCGCACAAGCTTGGCGAGCAGGCCATTGTCGATCTTCAGCATTTCGATCTGAAAGGCGGGCAATGGCTGAAGCTCCGGCGGTCCATCAACCGCGCAGAACGCGATGGTCTGACGTTCGAATTCCTCGCCACCGAGCGCGTGCCAGACGTGCTGCCAGAACTGCGCAGCGTGTCGGATGCCTGGCTGACCGCCCACAATGCTGCGGAAAAAGGTTTCTCGCTCGGTACGTTCCGGGAGGATTATGTCTGCCGGTCGCCTGTTGCCCTGATCCGGCTGGAAGGACGCATCGTCGCCTTTGCCTCGATCCCAACCGCCACCGCAGAGCAGGATGCGTTTATCGATCTGATGCGCCACATTCCGGGCACGCATCGCGGTCTGATGGATCTGCTCTTCGTACGCATCATGGAGCATCTGAAGGCGGACGGCTTCCGCACCCTCAATCTGGGCATGGCGCCGCTTGCGGGCCTGTCGACCCACAGGTGCGCCCCTCTGTGGCACCAGCTCTGCCGTTTCATCTACGAGACCGGAGAGCGCTTCTACAACTTCAAGGGCGTCCAGACCTTCAAGGCCAAATTCGATCCGGATTGGCAACCGCGATATCTGGTGGTTTCGGGGCGCAGCCTGCCACTCGCCTCCATCTATGATGTAACGCTCCTGATTGGAGGAGGCCTGAAAGGCATTCTCCGCAAGTCACGATAG
- a CDS encoding RrF2 family transcriptional regulator: MISQKAKYALRALTALAQADGQRPLLISEIAVQQAIPKKFLEQILLELKRSGIVESRRGKLGGYLLQRTAGEITFGEVLRLIDGPIAPLPCLSLTAYRRCEDCDGEKQCEIRHVFARVADASRDVLFSTTIADAVNGTRNTSEKLASLEEA; encoded by the coding sequence ATGATTTCCCAGAAGGCCAAATACGCATTGCGCGCGCTGACTGCCCTTGCCCAGGCGGATGGACAGCGTCCTCTGCTGATCAGTGAAATCGCTGTCCAGCAGGCCATCCCGAAGAAGTTTCTCGAACAGATCCTGCTGGAACTGAAGCGCAGCGGCATCGTGGAAAGCCGCCGCGGCAAGCTTGGTGGATACCTGCTGCAGCGCACAGCCGGTGAAATCACCTTTGGCGAAGTGCTCCGCCTGATCGACGGGCCCATCGCGCCCTTGCCCTGCCTCTCGCTGACGGCCTATCGGCGCTGCGAGGATTGCGACGGCGAAAAGCAATGTGAAATCCGGCATGTCTTTGCGCGCGTTGCCGATGCCAGCCGCGATGTTCTGTTCTCCACCACAATTGCCGATGCGGTCAACGGCACGCGCAATACATCGGAAAAGCTCGCCTCGCTGGAAGAGGCCTGA
- a CDS encoding phosphoadenylyl-sulfate reductase, whose translation MEQTDFSGRAAQLDAQLAELDLTDRLALAARLGNAVFTTSLGIEDQVITAAIGLARLPINVSTLETGRLFAETVALIAETEERFDLSIKRYVPEQDDIDAYAAQYGLNGFYESVEARHACCHVRKLKPLAKALEGAQIWITGLRRGQSGNRATTPFAEYDADRNLLKINPLADWSFGQINAYVEREAVPVNPLHARGYPSIGCEPCTRAIKPGEPERAGRWWWENDEKRECGLHVHEAASAIPQPA comes from the coding sequence ATGGAACAGACAGATTTCTCCGGTCGGGCCGCCCAGCTGGATGCACAGTTGGCGGAACTTGATCTAACAGACCGGCTGGCGCTTGCAGCGCGGCTGGGCAATGCCGTTTTTACGACGAGCCTCGGCATCGAGGACCAGGTGATCACGGCTGCCATCGGTCTGGCGCGGTTGCCGATCAACGTTTCGACGCTGGAGACAGGCCGTCTTTTTGCCGAAACAGTGGCTCTGATTGCCGAAACGGAAGAGCGGTTCGATCTGTCCATCAAGCGCTACGTGCCGGAGCAGGACGATATCGATGCCTATGCGGCGCAGTATGGTCTGAACGGTTTCTACGAAAGCGTCGAGGCACGCCATGCCTGCTGTCATGTGCGCAAGCTGAAGCCCCTGGCCAAGGCTCTGGAAGGCGCCCAGATCTGGATCACCGGCCTTCGCCGTGGCCAGTCGGGCAATCGCGCAACCACGCCTTTCGCGGAGTATGACGCAGACCGCAACCTGCTAAAGATCAATCCGCTGGCCGACTGGTCTTTCGGCCAGATCAACGCCTATGTGGAGCGTGAAGCCGTGCCGGTGAACCCGCTGCATGCGCGCGGCTATCCTTCCATCGGCTGCGAGCCCTGTACCCGCGCCATCAAGCCCGGCGAGCCCGAGCGTGCCGGTCGCTGGTGGTGGGAGAACGACGAGAAGCGCGAATGCGGTCTTCACGTCCACGAAGCGGCCAGCGCCATTCCCCAGCCAGCCTGA
- the cysD gene encoding sulfate adenylyltransferase subunit CysD, whose amino-acid sequence MHKHTSEFDPHLKDPVTKPPLDPHLKALENEAIHIFREVAAEFENPVMLYSIGKDSSVLLHLARKAFYPGRVPFPLLHIDTGWKFPEMIAFRDEMAERFDLDLVVYTNPRGQEEGIGPFSHGSAYHTDVMKTEALRQALDAGKYDAAFGGARRDEEASRAKERIYSFRTPDHKWDPRNQRPELWNIYNGNIRRGESVRAFPLSNWTEVDIWRYIQAENIPLPPLYYAKNRKFVERDGMLMWAEDPRFQPLPGEQIQEGMLRFRTLGCWPLTGGIRSTATTLDEVIAELEIATVSERQGRAIDRDQAGSMEKKKREGYF is encoded by the coding sequence ATGCACAAGCACACATCGGAATTCGACCCTCACCTGAAGGATCCCGTCACCAAGCCGCCGCTCGATCCGCATCTCAAGGCACTTGAAAACGAGGCCATCCATATCTTCCGCGAAGTGGCGGCCGAGTTCGAAAACCCGGTGATGCTTTACTCGATCGGCAAGGATTCGTCCGTTCTGCTGCACCTCGCCCGCAAGGCCTTCTACCCCGGTCGCGTGCCCTTCCCGCTGCTGCACATCGACACCGGCTGGAAGTTCCCGGAAATGATCGCCTTCCGCGACGAGATGGCGGAACGCTTCGATCTTGATCTGGTCGTCTACACCAATCCGCGCGGTCAGGAAGAGGGCATTGGTCCGTTCAGCCACGGCTCGGCCTACCATACGGACGTCATGAAGACAGAAGCGCTGCGGCAGGCGCTGGATGCCGGAAAGTATGATGCGGCCTTTGGCGGCGCACGCCGCGATGAGGAAGCCTCCCGTGCCAAGGAGCGCATCTATTCCTTCCGCACGCCGGACCATAAATGGGATCCGCGCAACCAGCGCCCGGAACTCTGGAACATTTATAACGGCAACATCCGTCGTGGCGAAAGCGTACGCGCCTTCCCGCTGTCCAACTGGACCGAAGTCGACATCTGGCGCTACATCCAGGCAGAAAACATTCCGCTGCCGCCACTTTACTACGCCAAGAACCGCAAGTTCGTGGAGCGTGACGGCATGCTGATGTGGGCAGAAGATCCGCGTTTCCAGCCGCTGCCGGGAGAGCAGATCCAGGAAGGCATGTTGCGCTTCCGCACGCTGGGCTGCTGGCCACTGACGGGTGGCATTCGCTCGACCGCGACGACGCTGGATGAAGTGATTGCCGAACTTGAAATCGCCACCGTCTCCGAACGCCAGGGCCGCGCCATCGACCGCGACCAGGCCGGATCGATGGAAAAGAAGAAGCGTGAAGGATATTTCTGA
- the cysN gene encoding sulfate adenylyltransferase subunit CysN: MTAPANTAALAEVQDLPEAEAAKAVKDSRPLRLITCGSVDDGKSTLIGRLLWDTKAVKEDQAAALSRDSGKQNDLGLPDFALLLDGLQAEREQGITIDVAYRYFSTDRRSFIVADTPGHEQYTRNMATGASTADLAVLLVDARAGLLEQTRRHATIASLMGIKQFVLAVNKFDLVSYDKSVFDRISHEFKELALSLGVRQITAIPMSALKGENVVYGASTIMPWYDGPTLVQALELATIRTATAGGFRLPVQRVSRPGESFRGYQGTVAGGSIKPGDSVAILPSGIVANVKQIVTFDLVRNAAVAGDAITLVLDRQVDVSRGDMIVSLDGQPMTGLGFDAQLVALQPGGIEPGKRYWLKAGSRRQRVVVQPVSQLELSSGKWKPHAETLAMNAIGKVRLSFDELAIFDTYEQNRATGAFILIDPDTNNTVAGGMVTAKRSDLGGIHREGERVLLSLPADLAEELMASEAFAARRDDVDIRRISGQRSNEIFETLE; this comes from the coding sequence ATGACTGCTCCCGCCAATACAGCCGCTCTCGCCGAAGTTCAGGACCTGCCGGAAGCAGAAGCCGCGAAGGCAGTGAAGGACAGCCGTCCGCTTCGCCTCATCACCTGCGGTTCCGTGGATGATGGAAAATCCACGCTGATCGGCCGTCTGCTCTGGGATACCAAGGCGGTCAAGGAAGATCAGGCCGCCGCACTCTCGCGCGACAGCGGCAAGCAGAACGATCTCGGTCTGCCCGATTTCGCGTTGCTGCTGGATGGTCTCCAGGCAGAACGCGAACAGGGCATCACCATCGATGTTGCCTATCGCTATTTCTCGACCGATCGCCGGTCCTTCATCGTTGCCGATACGCCCGGCCACGAGCAATATACCCGCAACATGGCAACCGGCGCTTCCACGGCAGATCTGGCCGTTCTTCTGGTTGACGCGCGCGCCGGCCTTCTGGAACAGACGCGCCGCCATGCCACCATCGCCTCGCTGATGGGCATCAAGCAGTTCGTGCTGGCCGTCAACAAGTTCGACCTCGTCTCCTACGACAAGTCCGTGTTCGACCGTATCTCGCACGAGTTCAAGGAACTGGCCCTGTCGCTGGGCGTGCGTCAGATCACGGCGATCCCGATGTCGGCGCTGAAGGGCGAGAACGTCGTCTATGGCGCGAGCACCATCATGCCCTGGTATGACGGTCCGACGCTCGTGCAGGCGCTGGAACTGGCGACAATCCGCACGGCAACGGCTGGCGGTTTCCGCCTGCCCGTCCAGCGCGTTTCGCGTCCCGGTGAAAGCTTCCGCGGCTATCAGGGCACGGTTGCGGGCGGCTCTATCAAGCCGGGCGATTCCGTCGCCATCCTGCCGTCGGGCATTGTGGCAAACGTGAAGCAGATCGTGACCTTCGACCTGGTGCGCAATGCCGCCGTTGCTGGCGATGCGATCACGCTGGTTCTGGACCGTCAGGTGGATGTCTCGCGCGGCGACATGATCGTTTCGCTGGATGGCCAGCCGATGACCGGCCTTGGCTTTGATGCACAGCTCGTTGCCCTGCAGCCTGGCGGTATCGAACCCGGCAAGCGCTATTGGCTGAAGGCAGGCTCGCGCCGCCAACGTGTTGTCGTGCAGCCGGTGTCCCAGCTGGAGCTGTCCAGCGGCAAGTGGAAGCCGCATGCGGAAACGCTGGCCATGAACGCCATCGGCAAAGTGCGCCTCAGCTTCGATGAACTTGCGATTTTCGACACCTATGAGCAGAACCGCGCAACGGGCGCCTTCATCCTGATCGATCCGGATACCAACAACACGGTTGCGGGCGGCATGGTGACGGCAAAGCGGTCAGATCTCGGCGGCATTCACCGCGAAGGCGAGCGCGTTCTCCTGTCGCTGCCAGCCGATCTGGCTGAAGAGCTGATGGCGAGCGAGGCGTTTGCCGCACGCCGTGATGACGTGGATATCCGCCGGATCAGCGGGCAGCGTTCAAACGAGATTTTCGAAACGCTGGAATAA
- a CDS encoding LacI family DNA-binding transcriptional regulator, with the protein MKRGRSERTTLLDVATRAGVSPITVSRVLREPEKVSEQLRGRILGLIEDMGYVPDQAARALASRHNSTFGVLVSSLTNPAFVRFMQGVEERVRETNFRVQYANTHLCIHEESRQVKLLLSQNTAGMILAGLEGVDQVRTLLKNAACPVVQVVDIHLQTGGTSIAIDHASAAATATRHLLDCGYRKIAIFGPIGDERGRRRLAGYSKVMQEAGLYDEDLVCHSGPATGAQIGAELLRTALQRHPDLDAVFCQMDDLALGVLFEAQRIGKRVPDDFGICGYNDLDFATMMEPPLTTIKVPLFDMGYRAADMVIRGVVGTMPSDTMVDLGFRLMKRGTTRTL; encoded by the coding sequence GTGAAACGCGGTAGATCCGAACGGACAACCCTTCTGGACGTCGCAACACGCGCAGGTGTCAGCCCGATCACCGTCTCGCGGGTTTTGCGGGAGCCTGAAAAAGTCTCTGAACAGCTGCGGGGGCGGATCCTGGGGCTGATCGAGGATATGGGCTACGTGCCGGATCAGGCGGCGCGGGCGCTGGCCAGCCGGCATAATTCCACCTTCGGCGTGTTGGTCTCATCGCTCACGAACCCGGCTTTCGTCCGGTTCATGCAAGGGGTCGAGGAGCGTGTTCGCGAAACGAATTTTCGCGTCCAATACGCCAATACCCATCTTTGCATTCACGAGGAGAGCCGTCAGGTCAAGCTGTTGCTGTCGCAGAACACGGCCGGAATGATCCTGGCCGGGCTGGAAGGGGTTGATCAGGTCAGGACGCTGCTGAAAAACGCAGCCTGTCCGGTCGTGCAGGTGGTCGATATTCACCTCCAGACGGGTGGAACGTCCATTGCCATCGATCATGCAAGCGCGGCGGCCACCGCAACGCGCCATCTGCTGGATTGCGGCTATCGAAAGATCGCGATATTCGGCCCGATTGGAGACGAAAGAGGCAGGCGGCGTCTGGCGGGATACAGCAAGGTCATGCAGGAAGCGGGTCTCTATGACGAAGACCTCGTATGCCATTCCGGCCCTGCAACCGGAGCCCAGATCGGGGCAGAACTTCTGCGCACCGCCCTGCAGCGCCACCCGGATCTCGACGCCGTGTTTTGCCAGATGGACGACCTTGCGCTGGGCGTGTTGTTCGAAGCGCAGCGTATCGGCAAACGCGTGCCGGATGATTTCGGCATCTGCGGCTATAACGATCTCGATTTCGCAACGATGATGGAGCCGCCGCTGACCACGATCAAGGTTCCACTCTTCGACATGGGATACCGCGCCGCAGATATGGTGATCCGCGGTGTCGTGGGCACCATGCCAAGCGATACCATGGTCGATCTCGGTTTCCGGCTGATGAAGCGGGGCACGACGCGGACGCTCTGA
- a CDS encoding CehA/McbA family metallohydrolase: MTLITAFAAPGHFYRGNIHTHSTRSDGVRSPEEVCRAYREGGYDFLCLSDHFVPHFDFPIVDTTPYRTETFTTIFGAEIHAPANSHGEIWHLLACGLPLDFPPLGENEDAVSLARRAVEAGAFLGIAHPQWSGLSIEDGRSMANIAHSVEIWNTGCARECDRGDGTALLDALLSEGYRLSGYAADDAHFKIKDWMGGWMMVKAEANTPEVLLAAMKRGDYYSSRGPALHSVAVEGDEVVVECSAVRGISVVGRGSRAEYLEQSEAGPLTQGRLSLKRFAGDWCRVVVMDEHDRQAWTNPIWLD, from the coding sequence ATGACCCTCATCACCGCATTCGCAGCACCCGGACATTTCTATCGCGGCAATATCCATACGCATTCCACACGCTCCGACGGCGTGCGCTCTCCCGAAGAGGTTTGCCGGGCCTATCGCGAGGGCGGCTATGATTTCCTGTGCCTCTCCGATCACTTCGTGCCTCACTTCGATTTCCCGATCGTCGATACCACGCCCTACCGCACGGAAACCTTCACCACCATCTTCGGTGCCGAAATCCACGCGCCTGCCAACAGCCATGGCGAAATCTGGCACCTGCTTGCCTGTGGACTGCCGCTCGATTTTCCGCCGCTTGGCGAGAACGAAGATGCGGTGAGCCTGGCGCGCCGCGCCGTGGAGGCCGGAGCGTTTCTCGGTATTGCTCATCCGCAATGGTCCGGTCTGTCGATCGAGGATGGACGCTCGATGGCGAATATCGCCCACAGCGTCGAGATCTGGAACACGGGTTGCGCGCGCGAATGCGACCGTGGCGACGGTACCGCACTTCTGGATGCGCTTCTCAGCGAAGGTTACCGACTCTCCGGCTATGCCGCCGATGACGCGCATTTCAAGATCAAAGACTGGATGGGCGGCTGGATGATGGTGAAGGCCGAAGCCAACACTCCGGAAGTCCTTCTGGCCGCCATGAAGCGCGGCGACTACTACTCCTCGCGCGGTCCGGCGCTTCATTCCGTCGCCGTTGAAGGAGACGAAGTCGTCGTCGAATGTTCGGCGGTGCGCGGAATTTCGGTAGTCGGTCGCGGTTCGCGCGCCGAATATCTGGAGCAATCCGAGGCAGGGCCGCTGACGCAAGGGCGCCTTTCGTTGAAGCGCTTTGCGGGCGACTGGTGCCGCGTTGTGGTGATGGACGAGCATGATCGTCAGGCCTGGACCAATCCCATCTGGCTGGATTGA
- a CDS encoding flagellin N-terminal helical domain-containing protein, which yields MVSILTNSSAIAALQTLRSLTSHLDETQQNISSGLRIGEASDNAAYWSIATTMRSDNKSLSAVHDALGLSAAIIDTAYAGLNSVIDILGEFSAKLVASKQDGVDKGKVQKELDQLKQAVTGIANSASFNGQNWLKTDLSDIFDPNVTRTSLVASTTRNGAGDFATQMLDFSLADVSLFNSTGGGLLQRDPRDVNTIGGIRSFDPDPSYDATPYIQESGEDGWMFPVSAGPRYAGFSFDFPAKDGLDFSVPGAEIQFDLILDQEASNPYGSTGTTGNLQEIPGPFSPGVPFTGITITKADVDASLGVSVGGIVKTNTEFAKVLNDKLNTLGASVSADGIMPDPTNDKRYIHDPEHMAIWSLELHGPGSYIEIANLTTTNIGTGGLVEKSRYGQRGSGKVLDFKSFQLGKVGDTEEGVRVDFKFSINGQPATSHSFDRAYVNTLLNRDDGRVETADDMVTLLKSLLDADWKLVIEAASPNEIIIKSDPDFDRETGYGSSLAFSNIRVNIEPIPSLNFLSIDVAEHPESVDAYITYMNTATQRIIDGTSSLGALRSRVDRQTDFVQSLMDANTSGIGTLVDADMNHESTRLKALQVQQQLSIQALQIANSQQQSILQLFN from the coding sequence ATGGTAAGTATTCTGACGAATTCCAGCGCAATTGCTGCTCTGCAGACACTGCGTTCCCTGACGTCCCACCTCGACGAAACACAGCAGAACATCAGTTCCGGCCTGCGCATTGGGGAAGCCTCGGATAACGCCGCCTACTGGTCGATTGCAACCACCATGCGCTCCGACAACAAGTCGCTGTCTGCCGTGCACGATGCGCTGGGCCTGAGTGCCGCGATCATCGATACGGCCTATGCCGGTCTCAACTCGGTGATCGATATTCTGGGCGAGTTTTCGGCCAAGCTCGTTGCGTCCAAGCAGGATGGGGTCGACAAGGGCAAGGTTCAAAAGGAGTTGGATCAGTTGAAACAAGCCGTGACAGGCATTGCCAATTCAGCCAGTTTCAATGGCCAGAACTGGCTGAAAACCGATCTTTCGGATATTTTCGACCCGAACGTGACACGCACCAGCCTTGTCGCATCGACCACGCGCAATGGCGCGGGCGACTTTGCAACCCAGATGCTGGATTTCTCACTGGCGGATGTTTCGCTGTTCAACTCCACAGGCGGCGGCCTGCTTCAGCGTGACCCGCGCGATGTGAATACAATTGGCGGCATACGATCGTTCGACCCTGATCCGTCTTATGATGCGACACCTTATATACAGGAAAGCGGAGAAGACGGATGGATGTTTCCTGTGAGCGCGGGGCCTAGATACGCCGGTTTCAGCTTTGACTTTCCGGCCAAAGACGGTCTCGATTTCAGCGTACCGGGAGCAGAGATCCAGTTCGACCTCATCCTGGATCAGGAAGCCAGCAATCCATACGGTTCGACCGGTACGACCGGCAATCTCCAGGAAATTCCCGGTCCCTTTTCGCCAGGCGTCCCCTTCACCGGCATCACCATTACCAAAGCGGATGTGGATGCGTCACTGGGCGTATCGGTCGGCGGCATCGTCAAAACGAACACGGAATTCGCCAAAGTTCTCAACGACAAGCTCAACACGCTCGGTGCCTCGGTTAGTGCAGACGGTATCATGCCTGATCCTACCAATGACAAGCGATACATTCATGATCCAGAACACATGGCAATTTGGTCTCTGGAACTGCATGGTCCCGGCTCCTATATCGAGATTGCCAACCTCACAACCACGAATATCGGGACCGGCGGTCTGGTTGAAAAATCCCGATACGGCCAGCGCGGGTCCGGCAAAGTTCTCGATTTCAAAAGCTTCCAGCTAGGCAAGGTCGGGGATACGGAAGAAGGCGTACGCGTCGACTTCAAGTTCTCGATCAATGGTCAGCCTGCAACATCGCATAGCTTCGACCGCGCCTATGTCAACACACTCCTGAACCGCGACGACGGCCGGGTGGAGACCGCCGATGACATGGTGACGCTGCTGAAATCACTTCTCGATGCCGATTGGAAACTCGTCATTGAGGCGGCCTCGCCCAACGAGATCATCATCAAATCCGATCCCGATTTCGACCGCGAAACGGGCTACGGATCATCGCTGGCATTCTCGAACATCCGCGTGAATATCGAGCCGATCCCCTCGCTGAACTTCCTGAGCATTGATGTCGCTGAGCATCCGGAAAGCGTGGACGCCTATATCACCTATATGAATACGGCAACGCAACGCATCATCGACGGCACGTCCAGCCTTGGCGCGTTGAGAAGCCGTGTTGATCGGCAAACGGATTTCGTTCAATCGCTGATGGATGCCAACACGTCCGGCATCGGAACATTGGTCGATGCCGACATGAACCATGAATCGACCCGCTTGAAGGCACTGCAGGTTCAACAGCAATTGAGCATTCAGGCTCTGCAGATTGCCAATTCGCAGCAGCAATCCATCCTTCAGCTCTTCAACTGA
- a CDS encoding helix-turn-helix domain-containing protein: MPKHTPFVSVTQKMLDSWITTDADNPLEPDYIYRHVLEMLSIKMRLTVIRLGSPDPWEWHLIPVRHSGFTSSLLDINHAFREQKLRDFKDRNYMAQSVIPRLKQVAQTQQPVIELVKTKLFGINIGYDRVLIPQRNRQAPEWIISSSYGRFMLAQPQNFGAFDLDEESIIQLLVEGRTAKEIGLQLGLSHRTVEHRLERLKERLGARNTVHLVAMILGSHIGN, encoded by the coding sequence TTGCCGAAGCATACCCCGTTTGTATCAGTAACCCAGAAGATGCTGGATTCCTGGATAACCACCGACGCAGATAATCCGTTGGAGCCAGATTACATCTATCGGCATGTCCTTGAAATGCTATCGATCAAGATGCGCCTCACGGTCATCCGTCTCGGCAGCCCAGACCCCTGGGAATGGCACCTGATCCCGGTCAGGCATTCCGGCTTCACCTCCAGCCTTCTGGATATCAACCACGCGTTTCGCGAGCAAAAGCTGCGGGATTTCAAGGACCGGAACTACATGGCGCAGTCCGTCATCCCCCGGTTGAAGCAAGTGGCACAAACGCAGCAGCCAGTCATCGAACTGGTCAAGACGAAGCTGTTCGGCATCAACATCGGCTACGATCGGGTTCTCATTCCCCAGCGAAACAGGCAGGCCCCCGAATGGATCATTTCCTCCAGCTATGGCCGCTTCATGCTGGCGCAGCCGCAGAATTTCGGCGCCTTTGATCTGGATGAGGAATCCATCATCCAGCTTCTGGTGGAAGGGCGCACCGCGAAGGAAATCGGCTTGCAACTGGGCTTATCCCACCGCACGGTCGAACATCGTCTCGAGCGCCTGAAGGAACGTCTCGGCGCCCGCAACACGGTTCATCTGGTGGCGATGATCCTGGGTAGTCACATAGGCAACTGA